The stretch of DNA agcatgagaaaaaaaaatggcaaaaagaaaaacactgcatgtTCCAAACCCCTGAAGGACATGGCCTGACCGTCATGAGATTATTAATCTATCAAGCAGCTAATGTGAGATCTTGAGGAGATACTGTTTATTTGATTTCCCTCTGGACTGACACGAACTGTAATAAACTGTGTGGCTTTCTGTTTACAGCATGCAGCCTTTTAGGGGAACTCAAgtggcatgaaaaatgaaatgaacaagaaaaaaaaaaacgattccGCGAGTGGAAATGTCCCCCTCCCCAGGCAGATATCTTACCTTGGAGTGGCACGAGTCGACGACTCAGAGGATCCTCCTGAAAGATGGGAAAATCCAGATGTGAGCGGAGTGTGGCAAAGTGATTAACATGTGGAAATGAATTATCAGACTTGAAACACAAGATCTTTCTGATGCTTCTTATCTACTACCCTCACCATGTCTGTGGGGGGTTGTCTGAAGGCAGTGGGGCTCTGGTGTGGAGTGTTGCCAGAGGAAGCTGCGGTGGGCAGGGCTGACAGGCTCGTTTGTGATGAACTTGTGGTGTTGGGTAGACTGTCCCCTAGTCCTCGGTCCTCATCCTCCAGGGGAGCCGACTTGGTTATCCCAGCCTGGGTCTCCTGCAGCAGGGGTCGAGACTCCGGGCGGGGCTCCTCGCCCTCCAGACCTGCATTCTGATTAttctgcctctcctctgctgtggcTCCGCTCTCGTCCTGTCCAGTAGAAAGTTACAGGATGAATAATCTATCACAGATTATATCTGCTAATTCTGACTGCTGACGCAAAATAACAACCAACCACAAaacaatgtgacagaaatacacacaaaaccaaaGCCATAACTTACAATGGGAATCTTCACGATTTCACTGGAGTCGCAATGGCTCTTTGAACctgtttgaaattcaaaacatAAGATTATGAATACATCCTTAATGAGAAAAACTGCAGTGCAAAGGTACAGTACATGATGTCAACTCACATGGAATTTCACATGAATGCTGCTTGAACTTGAACCACCACACAGCCAGTCCAATGAGTAAAATGAGGATGATGGCCAGGGATACACATATAGGAacagctgaaaaaaaggagagaaataaatcAGGAAAGGAGTACAGATACAGCAATCTCTAATTCTAAGCAGTGGACTTTGCGTGGAATGGTGACGTTACCTGTGTCGGGTGTGTAGGAAGGTGTCGGTGTAGGAAGGGCCGGGGAGGATTTGGTAGGGGACGGGTCCCGTTTGCGACACACTGTGTTAGAAAAGGGAGTGcacttcctcacctcctcctctcctggttTGCACCTGTAATTTTGTAGATGGGATAAATACATTTCCACAAATAtctataaatgtgttttttttctccatctttttcaaACAAACGCCCAGACCTTCCAAACAGGCTTTGTTCTGTAAAATTGACCGAGTTTCTCTTTTGAAGTCATAACAAAGTGAAATGTCTTCACTCACTTGGCACATCGTTTGCAGACTTCACAGGCCTGATCTGGTACACAGAAGGTGCCCTGTTTGCACTGGCACTTGGTGTCCGTCGTCGTGGTGCATGACGCAGTTTC from Scophthalmus maximus strain ysfricsl-2021 chromosome 20, ASM2237912v1, whole genome shotgun sequence encodes:
- the tnfrsfa gene encoding tumor necrosis factor receptor superfamily, member a: MDFDPVLGKLSVFAATLIIALVCHAADPPASQWSSGEYRNLTLRRHRTCVENEQYLHQGLCCLNCLAGSFVQKACERDQEPGMCLPCEHGQTYTEHSNGMNRCLPCTHCRLDEIETASCTTTTDTKCQCKQGTFCVPDQACEVCKRCAKCKPGEEEVRKCTPFSNTVCRKRDPSPTKSSPALPTPTPSYTPDTAVPICVSLAIILILLIGLAVWWFKFKQHSCEIPCSKSHCDSSEIVKIPIDESGATAEERQNNQNAGLEGEEPRPESRPLLQETQAGITKSAPLEDEDRGLGDSLPNTTSSSQTSLSALPTAASSGNTPHQSPTAFRQPPTDMEDPLSRRLVPLQGSEKSLKKSFDLFDEYLDVRIHNKFFRMIGVSDNNIRIAENGAPGDKVYELLKNWMQRQGLKADINDLLDALLSMDQRRSAESIASTALQKGYYKHADAP